GCGTGACCAATGGTCCAGGACTGGTTACTTCTCTTTTGGTTGGAGTAGAAACGGCCAAAAGCCTGTCTTACTTATTGGCTAAACCGTTGATCGGTGTCAATCATTTGCGAGGCCATATTTATGCGGCTTTGGTCAATTATTTTCTTGGGAAAGAAAAATTAGTTAATAAAAAAATATTTCCAGCCGTAGCGCTTATCGTTTCCGGCGGTCATACAGAACTATTTTTAATGAAAGATTGGTATAGCTTTAAAAAATTAGGACAAACCCTTGATGATGCCGCTGGTGAATATTTTGACAAAACAGCGAAACTTTTAAATCTCGGTTATCCGGGCGGTCCGGTTATTTCTCGGCGAGCTGTGCGGGCTGATAAAAATAACGTTCTAACCGGGTTATTACCTCGCCCAATGTTACAGAGTCAAAATTTTGATTTTAGTTTTTCTGGGCTAAAAACGGCCGTCTTATATTTTTTAAATAATAAAAAAAATAAGCCGTTTATTAAAAATAAGTCTTTTGTCAATAATTTTTGCCAAGAAATTCAGCAAGCGGCGATTGACGTTTTGGTGGCAAAAGCCATTCGCGCAACGCAAGTTTTCGGCGCTCATTCAGTTATTTTAGCCGGTGGCGTGGCGGCCAATAAAGAATTAAGACAACAACTAGCCGCAGGTATCAACGATTTGGCAGCTAGGATTAATTTTTTTGTGCCGCCAATTGAATTTTGTACCGATAATGCCCTAATGATTGCCTTGGCGGGGTATTTTAAGTGGCAAAAGATTCCACAAAAACAAAAGTTGCCCGATTGGCAACGTTTAGAAATTGACCCTAATCAAGAAGCTTAAATTTTTTTGAAAGAAGAAGTTAGTAGATTTCTTCTTTTTTATGTTTTATAAATCCGCGCAGGTTTTCCAAAAAGGTTATAAACATCTGAAAGGGAGTTTCAATAGCTAGATCCAAGACTAAAACCAATACATTGATTTTTGTTAAACCGTAGGCCGCCCATCGACCAACGGTGACTAACGGCATAGAAAAAATATCAATAAGGAATGAAGAAAAGCTAGCCCCTTCTTGTTCTAAGCTTAATTCACGAGCGCGATTGTGGATTTTTACGCCCGTTACAGCGACCAATGAAGTAAAGAATAAAAAGATAACAGAGCTGGCCACGCTAAATTTTAAAGACAAAAGAGCCAAGGTTAATAGCCCAAAAGAAATAAAGAAACTAATAAGATAAAAAATTTGGACCGACGTTTCGCCGAACCATGATTTGGGCGGTGGAACCCTTAAAAGATATTTTTTTGCCTTATTCTGATAAACGACTGACTGCGATTCTTCAATGACTAGCTTAAGATTTTTTTCTGAAGGCATTCGTGCCGCGGCCACTATTAACATCATTAAAAACGGCGGGAAAAGGATGCTGACAATGGTATTAGGCACGGAAAAAGTATGGATTAAATATTTATCTAGCGGAACTTCGATTAGGAGGGCGATGATTATTTTTGATAAGAAAAAAGAGACGATACTTAAAAAAGCTAATCGCCCCAATTTACTTCTAGCTTTTTCAAATCTTTTGCGATATGCGCCCTTGATGGCCTTGTCGAGCAGCTCGGGATTATCGAAAATAGCGCCTGGGTCGGTAATATTTTTATCTTTAGTAAAAACAATATCGCCGATTAAATAAAAAATAGTGTTGTATTGGTTGCAAATAACAGAAAAATATTTTCCTAACGGATTTTTAAGATATTTTTTAATCTTTTGGTGTAAGGTTGGGATAATGTCGGCCGCCATGAGCATATTTTCACTACTTAAGTCGCTCCAGCTCGGGTATAAGAATTTTAAAAGGCGATAATTAAGCTGGGTTTCATCGGCTCGTAGGAGAGACTTTTGTATATTAATGAAGATTTCGATATTTTTATCTTCTTCAGAAAGTTGCGCGCCCTGAATAACTAGGCGACTTTTTATGATTTGATACATTAAATTAGCGGAAAGGTTGTCTTTTAGCGGCGGATCTATTTTTTCTTCGATTTCGCAAGAGCAATTCTTAAGCAGCCATTGTTTAAGGTTTTGGCGATTAGCTACGTGGTTAAGCGTTAGTCGTTGCATTAAAAAAACATATTTGTCGATGATTTTTTGTAAATCTTTAATACGCGCTTCGGGAATAGCGTTGTTGGGCAAATGGCCGGAGCGGATGATCTCTTTTAAAAATGGTTCGGCAATGTTTTGCCCTCTTTGAACTAGCGTT
This window of the Patescibacteria group bacterium genome carries:
- the tsaD gene encoding tRNA (adenosine(37)-N6)-threonylcarbamoyltransferase complex transferase subunit TsaD → MKILAVETSCDETAASIVELRGQKEKTRLKILINLVSSQIKIHQQFGGVVPEVAARAHIEQMPLVLSQAISRAKLRFSNIDLISVTNGPGLVTSLLVGVETAKSLSYLLAKPLIGVNHLRGHIYAALVNYFLGKEKLVNKKIFPAVALIVSGGHTELFLMKDWYSFKKLGQTLDDAAGEYFDKTAKLLNLGYPGGPVISRRAVRADKNNVLTGLLPRPMLQSQNFDFSFSGLKTAVLYFLNNKKNKPFIKNKSFVNNFCQEIQQAAIDVLVAKAIRATQVFGAHSVILAGGVAANKELRQQLAAGINDLAARINFFVPPIEFCTDNALMIALAGYFKWQKIPQKQKLPDWQRLEIDPNQEA